From Medicago truncatula cultivar Jemalong A17 chromosome 7, MtrunA17r5.0-ANR, whole genome shotgun sequence, a single genomic window includes:
- the LOC11436170 gene encoding probable protein phosphatase 2C 60, with protein MNYLTACFRSRLDRYTHSGSDSGGKQDGLLWYKDSGKHLNGEFSMAVVQANNLLEDQSYIESGSLSSGDSGPYGTFVGVYDGHGGPETSRFINEHLVHHLKRFAAEQQSMSVDVIRKAIQATEDGFMSLVTKQWSMKPQIASVGSCCLVGVICNGTLYIANLGDSRAVLGRAVKATGEVLAVQLSTEHNAAIESIRHELRSSHPNDSNIVVLKNNVWRVKGLIQISRSIGDVYLKKTEFNREPLYAKFRLREPFKMPILSSEPSISTYQLQPHDQFIIFASDGLWEHLSNQEAVDIVQNNPRSGIARRLVKSALQEAAKKREMRYSDLKNIDRGVRRHFHDDITVIVVFIDSNLVSRASNVKFSSISVRGGGVNLRPNTLAPCTTPT; from the exons ATGAACTATTTGACGGCGTGTTTTCGGTCACGTTTGGATCGATATACACACAGTGGTTCAGATTCTGGTGGTAAGCAGGATGGGCTCTTGTGGTATAAAGACTCGGGGAAGCACTTGAATGGTGAGTTTTCAATGGCTGTGGTCCAAGCCAACAACTTATTGGAGGACCAAAGTTATATTGAATCAGGTAGTTTGAGTTCCGGTGATTCTGGACCGTACGGTACATTTGTTGGTGTTTATGATGGGCATGGAGGGCCTGAGACATCAAGGTTTATCAATGAACACCTTGTTCACCATCTAAAGA GGTTTGCTGCAGAGCAACAATCAATGTCAGTGGATGTAATTCGCAAGGCAATCCAAGCAACAGAAGATGGATTTATGTCTCTTGTTACCAAACAGTGGTCAATGAAACCACAAATCGCATCTGTTGGGTCGTGCTGTCTTGTTGGTGTAATTTGTAATGGAACCCTTTACATAGCAAATCTTGGTGATTCCCGGGCCGTTTTAGGAAGAGCAGTCAAAGCGACTGGGGAGGTTTTAGCCGTGCAATTGTCAACAGAGCACAATGCAGCAATAGAGTCTATAAGACATGAGCTGCGATCTTCACACCCTAACGATTCAAACATTGTTGTTTTGAAGAATAATGTATGGCGTGTTAAGGGCCTAATACAA ATATCTAGATCTATTGGGGATGTATATCTGAAAAAAACCGAGTTCAATAGAGAACCACTATATGCAAAATTTCGACTTCGTGAGCCGTTCAAGATGCCAATATTGAGTTCAGAACCATCAATATCAACTTACCAGTTGCAGCCACACGATCAGTTTATTATATTTGCATCGGACGGCCTCTGGGAGCACCTTAGCAATCAAGAAGCAGTAGATATAGTTCAAAATAATCCCCGCTCT GGAATTGCAAGGCGGCTTGTGAAATCTGCACTTCAAGAAGCGgcaaagaagagagaaatgagATATTCAGACCTAAAAAATATTGACAGAGGGGTTCGTCGGCATTTCCACGATGATATCACAGTGATTGTAGTGTTTATCGACTCAAATCTCGTGAGTAGGGCAAGCAATGTTAAGTTCAGTAGTATTTCTGTTCGAGGGGGCGGTGTCAACCTCCGTCCTAACACATTAGCACCTTGTACAACACCAACATAA